CACTGAGCCTGTTTGGTCCGGGCTGGAGGTCCTATTTGCCAATGCCCCACGATCCGCAAGTGCACTACAAAAGTGCGACATCTCCTCGTCCTAAGTATCCTGAGTTTTTCGTCCAGCGGAATGCCCTAGGATTACTTGAGGTCAAGGTGGGCGGAGAAACCTATCAGGGGCAAATCTGCGCGACAGAAAAAGGCCTAAGGTTGGATGTTCTAATTCTCGGTGGTCTGATGAAGGGGGACTCAGTTGAACTAAGACCCTCTAAGAGTCCCGGGGAGATCATCATTGCCTACCAGGAAAAGCCCATGTTTCAGGCCGGCGATGATAATGGTTGGTCCACAAAACCCGTGACCAAGGAGTGGCTATATGCCATTGAGGACTTCGATCAAGGCATGATCGCCTCAACCAAGAGTGGGTTCAGAGGTCCTCGTGCTTCCCAGTAAGAGGTCTGCTGCCTTATTCATATTAGCAACTCTCTTGGGCCTCTCTGGCGGAGTACACGCTGATGGGAAGAGAGGGACTCCAGTGATAGAAAAGGCGTGGCGGATCAATTCTGACCCTCAGGCTATGGCCCTAGCTCAGCTAGAGAACAACTATCAGGTGGCGGAGAATTATATTCTGCCGCGCAGTGAGGATAAGGGATTCGAGAAAGTCCGGATTTTGAAGTTGGAGTCGAAAGACGCCAGGAAAATAAAGCGAGATTTGGCCAACTCGGGGCAGACAAAGAATCTCGAACAACTTGTCAAAAGCAAGATCGCAAGAGGAGAAATGGGAATCGAGCTGGCACAGGGACGTGTGAACTACCAGGGCCGTCAGATTCTCGTCTATCGCTATCAGATTCAGGGTCACCCCTTGCCCCTAATTGTCTCAGCCTTTGGCTACCGAGTTGGGGAAGAGGTTGTTGTAGCCACCTACATGACTCAGCCCACTTTTTTTGGACGGTATCGGCAGAGGGTGGATGAGTTCATTCGTGATCAAGGCCAGCATTAGTCGGATTCTCGAAGAAAGTGAATCCGTCAGAACCCCTCTTATCCAGAGAGACAGGTGCGGAGCGGCAAAGGGGACGAGGGCGTCAGCCTTTCATTGCGGCAAGGGCCCTCAATTGATATCGTTTTTGCGATGAAAGTATGTCTATTTTCTTACCCCAGAACGGGGACTTCAGTTGTCTTTCGATTAATGTCTCGATACTTGAATGCCAAACACGGCTCAGGATTGGGCGTGGGAGAGATTTTTGACTGTGGTGACCATCTTCTTGTCGATACGGGTACGGGATTAAAGCTTGAGGATGGAAATGCGACAGAACACTATCGTCAGGAGATCTCCCGCCGAATAGAGCTTCTCAAAAAGTACGATAGACAGAACTATTCGATTAAGGTACTTGCGAATCAAGCCAACCACGGTGTGATTGAATTCCTTGCAGAACACTACCAGATCGTGTGTTTGGAACGGAGGGATCAGTTTGAGGCCGTGCTTTCCTGGATTTTAGCTCGACAAACTGGTTTTTGGAGTATTGAGCGTGGAGGTGTCCGCCCCAAAATAAGTAAGATCGTAGCTGAGCGCGAGATTTATGAGGAGATCAGAAATAGCATTGTGAACTACTTGGAAATGAAACCAAAGTTTCCTTCGATTTCGAAGACTCTGATTTACGAGGATTTTGTCCTGCTCCAGAACAAGACCGATGTCCTAAAAGAATTGGGTTGGACAGATGTGGCAGCCGTCCTGGGAGAGAACTTTGATGAAGTGATTCTTCGTTCTTTTGAGGAAGGCGAGAAGCAGGGTTTTGTTGAGAATCTGAATGAAGTTCGTGGCTGGTATGAGAATGACTTTTGTTAAGAGAGTGGACCGGGTTGTTTAAATGGCGAGCAACTATTTGGATCAGTTAGAGGATGAGGCCATATATGTTATTCGCGAGGCGGCCTCAGAGTTCGCACGGCCGGCCTTGCTTTATTCGGCAGGCAAGGATTCATCGGTACTTTTGTGGTTGGCTCGCAAAGCCTTTTGTCCTGCGAGGATATCCTTCCCGCTCCTGCACATTGATACCGGACTCAAATTCCCAGAAATGTATGCCTTTCGAGATCATGTTGTCGCCGAGTATGGAGTGGAGCTATTGGTTTATTCAAAGCAAGGACAAGGAAAAGACCGAATCCATCCAGATGTCTTCGGGACAGCCGCTTGTTGTGAGACACTAAAGACGCGCGGGCTGATTGAGGGATTGCGGCACTTTGGTATCGACGCAGCTCTTGGTGGAGCCCGGCGCGAGGAAGAAAAATCTCGAGCCAAGGAACGGTTTTTCTCTGTGCGCAATCATCAGGGAGTCTGGGATCCGCGTAAACAGAGGTTGGAGATAGGGAAAACCTTCAATTCCAGATTGAGTAAGGGCGATTCCATG
This is a stretch of genomic DNA from Pseudobdellovibrionaceae bacterium. It encodes these proteins:
- a CDS encoding sulfate adenylyltransferase subunit 2, whose protein sequence is MASNYLDQLEDEAIYVIREAASEFARPALLYSAGKDSSVLLWLARKAFCPARISFPLLHIDTGLKFPEMYAFRDHVVAEYGVELLVYSKQGQGKDRIHPDVFGTAACCETLKTRGLIEGLRHFGIDAALGGARREEEKSRAKERFFSVRNHQGVWDPRKQRLEIGKTFNSRLSKGDSMRVFPLSNWTELDIWRYIEREEIEVSPLYFSALRQGVERNGMFFETPASTDPNLSAGVVQKEVRYRTLGCMPCTGGICSTAATIKEVIQELEAVKISERSTRLIDHDGEGSMEKKKRRGYF